A region of Desulfovibrio sp. TomC DNA encodes the following proteins:
- a CDS encoding bestrophin-like domain → MYNLFWSSETAVIVVLGLPTLLYLVAASRKKTPPIQYLSETIANYSLFNSLYSIFLSMALVTLLINFYTVQDDTRKESEAMISMARLLNGLSDAQGLKTRLVAYAKAVVEYDLPALKEGRMSPQASDAFDALWNAAYKVALTAKNEEAIHHLVLEDLSDMTKCRLTRRIKATENLHPMIFSLIVVGYYVMLIKTWLTRVPNRKTQLAFELPMFVMILLVITAIIDLNTPFVGIVNIDVSAFDFALQRVTALSGQPRP, encoded by the coding sequence ATGTACAACCTCTTTTGGTCCAGCGAGACTGCCGTCATCGTCGTCCTTGGCCTGCCGACCCTGCTCTATCTCGTGGCCGCCTCCCGCAAAAAGACCCCCCCGATCCAGTATTTATCCGAAACCATTGCCAATTACAGCCTGTTTAATTCCCTCTATTCCATTTTCCTCAGCATGGCGCTGGTCACCCTGCTCATCAATTTTTACACCGTCCAGGACGACACCCGCAAGGAATCCGAGGCCATGATCTCCATGGCCCGGCTCCTAAACGGCCTTTCCGACGCCCAGGGCCTCAAAACACGGCTGGTCGCCTATGCCAAGGCTGTGGTCGAGTACGACCTTCCGGCCCTCAAGGAAGGCCGGATGTCGCCGCAGGCGTCCGACGCCTTCGACGCCCTCTGGAATGCGGCCTACAAAGTCGCCCTGACCGCCAAAAACGAAGAGGCCATCCACCACCTGGTGCTTGAAGATTTAAGCGACATGACCAAATGCCGGCTGACCCGGCGGATCAAGGCCACGGAAAACCTGCACCCCATGATTTTCAGCCTCATCGTCGTCGGCTACTATGTCATGCTCATAAAGACCTGGCTCACCCGGGTGCCCAACCGGAAAACCCAGCTCGCCTTTGAACTGCCCATGTTCGTCATGATTCTGCTGGTCATCACCGCCATCATCGATCTCAACACGCCCTTTGTGGGCATCGTCAATATCGACGTGTCCGCCTTTGATTTCGCCCTCCAGCGGGTCACGGCCCTGTCGGGCCAGCCCCGCCCCTGA
- a CDS encoding MFS transporter — MSRAASGSPAMVLATVCIAQFMAPFMLTAVGVALPSLGRDLGASAMQLGLVEQLYVVSLAMAMLAFGRLGDIVGQRRVMLPGLVLFTGLTCSLGFTESVVMIMIQRFFQGLGAAMMLSGSLAMVAAAYPPQMRGRKIGLVSAFTYAGLSVGPVLGGYVTGHFGWRSVFLMSAPLGLAATAMCLFGVRPEVRDASDETMDWPGALAYAASVCLVMLGAAHARELPLGPAMIAGGVIGLAVFLRLQARTQSPLLDVGLLRRNRFFTLSCFAALGNYAATFGITFLMSLYLQYAKGLPPRLAGLVLLAQPVMQVLASPLAGRLTERMAPARLATIGAGISAVGLLAAAASIGQETPLWLLVLELAVIGTGFGVFVTPNSTAIMGSVQKRQFGLASGMVASMRTLGMAVSMTSVTLVFAVFMGDATINPGTLPAFVASMRVGLIAFAAYSCLGVIVSFLRGGAR, encoded by the coding sequence ATGTCCCGTGCCGCATCCGGCTCCCCGGCCATGGTCCTGGCCACTGTCTGCATCGCCCAGTTCATGGCCCCGTTTATGCTGACCGCCGTGGGCGTGGCCCTGCCGTCGCTTGGACGCGACCTCGGGGCCTCGGCCATGCAGCTTGGGCTGGTCGAACAACTCTACGTCGTCTCCCTGGCCATGGCCATGCTCGCCTTCGGCCGCCTGGGCGACATCGTGGGCCAGCGCCGGGTCATGCTGCCGGGGCTGGTGCTCTTCACCGGGCTGACCTGCTCGCTCGGGTTTACCGAGTCCGTGGTCATGATCATGATCCAGCGGTTTTTCCAGGGCCTTGGCGCGGCCATGATGCTCTCGGGGTCCCTGGCCATGGTGGCGGCGGCCTATCCGCCCCAGATGCGCGGCCGCAAAATCGGCCTTGTCTCGGCCTTCACCTATGCCGGCCTGTCGGTCGGGCCGGTCCTTGGCGGCTACGTCACCGGCCATTTCGGCTGGCGCTCGGTCTTTCTCATGTCCGCCCCGCTGGGCCTGGCCGCCACGGCCATGTGCCTGTTTGGCGTCCGTCCCGAAGTCCGCGACGCCTCGGACGAAACCATGGACTGGCCCGGCGCCCTGGCCTACGCGGCCAGTGTCTGTCTGGTGATGCTTGGCGCGGCCCATGCCCGGGAACTGCCCCTGGGACCGGCCATGATCGCCGGAGGCGTCATCGGGCTGGCGGTCTTTTTGCGCTTGCAGGCCCGCACCCAAAGTCCGCTGCTCGATGTCGGGCTGCTGCGGCGCAACCGGTTTTTCACCCTGAGCTGCTTTGCCGCCCTTGGAAACTATGCCGCCACCTTCGGCATCACCTTTCTCATGAGCCTGTATCTGCAATACGCCAAAGGCCTGCCGCCGCGTCTGGCCGGGCTGGTGCTCCTGGCCCAGCCGGTCATGCAGGTACTGGCCTCGCCCCTGGCCGGCCGGCTGACCGAGCGCATGGCCCCGGCCCGGCTGGCCACCATCGGCGCGGGGATAAGCGCCGTCGGCCTGCTGGCCGCAGCCGCCAGCATCGGCCAGGAAACCCCGCTGTGGCTGCTCGTCCTGGAACTGGCCGTGATCGGCACGGGCTTTGGCGTCTTTGTCACGCCCAACTCCACCGCCATCATGGGCAGCGTGCAAAAACGCCAGTTCGGGCTGGCCTCGGGCATGGTGGCCAGCATGCGTACGCTTGGCATGGCTGTCTCCATGACCAGCGTCACCCTGGTTTTTGCCGTTTTCATGGGCGATGCGACCATCAACCCCGGGACGCTGCCGGCCTTTGTCGCCAGCATGCGGGTGGGGCTGATCGCCTTTGCCGCCTATTCCTGCCTGGGAGTGATCGTGTCGTTTTTGCGCGGGGGCGCGCGGTGA
- a CDS encoding DUF1847 domain-containing protein produces MPDTPEPTLPRCAACPYDWSERWCRSAKGKAPADCPSLRMRDLAETSVACMAAEPCGEFARQASLQEASCYGGREAGYGAVVPLKPRIVEIVEFARRMGYRRLGLAFCIGLRAEAGVVHEILTTNGFDVASVGCKVGGKPKSLLGLGPADQVDPEASHETMCNPVFQALALNEARAEFNILLGLCVGHDSLFFKHATAMGTVLAVKDRLLGHNPLAAIYHYDSYYRYLKKPLP; encoded by the coding sequence ATGCCCGATACCCCGGAACCGACTCTGCCCCGTTGCGCCGCCTGTCCCTATGACTGGTCCGAACGCTGGTGCCGCAGCGCCAAGGGCAAGGCCCCGGCCGATTGCCCGTCGCTTCGGATGCGCGATCTGGCCGAAACCTCGGTGGCCTGCATGGCGGCCGAGCCCTGCGGCGAATTCGCCCGGCAGGCCTCGCTCCAGGAAGCGAGCTGCTATGGCGGCCGTGAGGCCGGCTACGGAGCGGTCGTGCCGCTCAAGCCCCGGATCGTCGAGATCGTGGAGTTCGCCCGGCGCATGGGCTACCGCCGCCTCGGGCTGGCCTTTTGCATCGGCCTTCGGGCCGAGGCCGGCGTGGTCCATGAAATTTTGACCACCAACGGCTTTGACGTCGCCTCGGTCGGCTGCAAGGTCGGCGGCAAGCCCAAGTCGCTCCTGGGCCTGGGGCCGGCCGATCAGGTCGATCCCGAGGCCAGCCACGAGACCATGTGCAATCCGGTCTTCCAGGCTTTGGCCCTTAACGAAGCGCGCGCCGAGTTCAATATCCTCCTTGGCCTGTGCGTGGGCCATGACTCGCTTTTTTTCAAGCACGCCACAGCCATGGGCACGGTGCTGGCGGTCAAGGACCGGCTGCTCGGCCACAACCCCCTGGCCGCGATCTACCACTACGACAGCTATTATCGGTATCTCAAAAAACCCTTGCCCTAG
- the trpA gene encoding tryptophan synthase subunit alpha, with protein MSQSLLTTRMLEALSAGRKALIPFLPGGFPDKERFFDELAALDAGGADIIEIGVPFSDPVADGPVVEQASLDCLLNGTCLSWLLHELEKRKGQYRAGLVLMGYYNPFLQYGLDQLAEDAAAAGVSGFIVPDVPLEESGPLRAALDKHNLDLIPLVGLNTSEERLAAYAKDARGYVYFVSVLGTTGMRESLPTEIKERLTAVRRLFKVPVALGFGIKSPDQLTAFGDLVDGVVFGSALIAHIKAGGTAAEFMLRWRS; from the coding sequence ATGAGCCAGTCTCTTCTGACCACCCGCATGCTGGAGGCGCTCTCCGCCGGGCGCAAGGCGCTCATTCCCTTCCTGCCGGGCGGCTTTCCGGACAAGGAGCGGTTTTTCGACGAGCTGGCGGCGCTTGATGCCGGCGGAGCCGACATCATCGAGATCGGCGTGCCCTTTTCCGACCCCGTGGCTGACGGGCCGGTGGTGGAGCAGGCCTCGCTTGATTGTTTGCTTAACGGCACCTGCCTGTCCTGGCTGCTCCACGAACTGGAGAAGCGCAAAGGCCAGTACCGGGCCGGACTCGTGCTCATGGGCTATTACAACCCGTTTTTGCAATACGGCCTGGACCAGCTGGCCGAGGACGCCGCCGCCGCCGGGGTGTCCGGGTTTATTGTGCCCGACGTGCCCCTGGAGGAATCCGGTCCCTTGCGCGCCGCTTTGGACAAGCACAACCTGGACCTGATCCCGCTGGTTGGACTCAACACCTCCGAGGAACGGCTGGCCGCCTATGCCAAGGACGCGCGCGGCTACGTCTACTTTGTCTCGGTGCTCGGCACCACCGGCATGCGCGAATCCCTGCCGACCGAGATCAAGGAGCGCCTGACCGCCGTGCGCCGGCTTTTTAAGGTGCCCGTGGCCCTGGGCTTTGGCATCAAATCCCCGGACCAGTTGACCGCCTTCGGCGATCTCGTAGACGGTGTGGTTTTCGGTTCGGCCCTTATCGCCCACATCAAAGCCGGCGGCACGGCCGCCGAATTCATGCTCCGCTGGCGCAGCTGA
- a CDS encoding MarC family protein, producing the protein MTFQHYLLGLFAVANNIPALPLHMNLCRGIDVPGQHRMCSVATGSSFVTMVVSLVIGAAVLEFFGISIAAFRIAGGLLLVTSGLGMLKSKCNEPEGFIPATLSEMIPLAVVPIAIPLTTGAGTMSTIILFAESAGSMNGLLKIAAAIGGVSVVNYLTFFYSPVIVRFLGHTGMDIFTKIFGLITLALGIQFIITGLAAAFPALH; encoded by the coding sequence ATGACCTTCCAGCACTATCTCCTCGGCCTTTTTGCCGTGGCCAACAACATCCCGGCCTTGCCGCTGCACATGAACCTGTGCCGGGGCATCGACGTGCCGGGCCAGCACCGCATGTGCTCCGTGGCCACGGGCAGCTCGTTTGTCACCATGGTCGTCTCCCTGGTCATCGGCGCGGCCGTGCTGGAATTTTTCGGCATCTCCATCGCCGCTTTCCGCATTGCCGGCGGTCTGCTCCTGGTCACCAGCGGTCTTGGCATGCTCAAAAGCAAGTGCAACGAGCCCGAGGGCTTCATTCCGGCCACCCTGTCCGAGATGATCCCGCTGGCCGTGGTGCCCATCGCCATCCCGCTGACCACCGGGGCCGGCACCATGTCCACCATCATCCTGTTTGCCGAAAGCGCCGGCTCCATGAACGGGCTGCTCAAAATCGCCGCGGCCATCGGCGGCGTGAGCGTGGTCAACTACCTGACGTTTTTCTATTCCCCGGTCATTGTCCGTTTTCTCGGCCACACCGGCATGGATATTTTCACCAAAATCTTTGGCCTCATTACCCTGGCCCTGGGCATCCAGTTCATCATCACGGGGCTGGCGGCCGCCTTCCCGGCGCTGCATTAG
- the argC gene encoding N-acetyl-gamma-glutamyl-phosphate reductase: MQSIPVGLVGVTGYTGMELARILAVHPVLKLTRATSRAEAGKPLKAIYPFLEGFPAGDVGISAPDAADLAASCKLVFLAVPHGAAMDYAAELLAAGLKVVDLSADFRLHDAGVYADWYNQDHRHPHLLPEAVYGLPELNSDRLKTAKLTANPGCYPTSVILGLAPALKNGLIELTDIVADSKSGASGAGRKAATAMLFCEVHDSFRAYNLGKHRHTPEIEQELSKLAGAAITLSFNPHLLPIDRGILSTIYTKLTRVLAVEDIHALYAAHYADKPWVRVLPVGKLPETRYVRGTMFCDIGLVVDPRTNRLIVVSAIDNLCRGASGQAVACANLMSGLPVDAGLFLAPMMP; the protein is encoded by the coding sequence ATGCAATCCATCCCCGTCGGTCTTGTCGGCGTCACCGGGTACACCGGCATGGAACTGGCCCGGATTCTGGCCGTCCATCCGGTCTTGAAACTCACCCGGGCCACCTCCCGGGCCGAAGCCGGCAAGCCCTTAAAAGCCATCTATCCCTTTCTGGAAGGCTTCCCGGCCGGCGATGTGGGCATAAGCGCCCCGGACGCCGCTGATCTGGCCGCCTCCTGCAAGCTCGTCTTCCTGGCCGTGCCCCACGGCGCAGCCATGGACTACGCCGCCGAACTGCTGGCCGCCGGGCTGAAGGTGGTTGACCTGTCGGCCGATTTCCGCCTCCACGACGCCGGCGTCTACGCCGACTGGTACAACCAGGATCACCGCCACCCGCACCTGCTGCCCGAAGCGGTCTACGGCCTGCCGGAACTCAACAGCGACCGTCTCAAGACGGCCAAGCTCACGGCCAACCCGGGCTGCTACCCCACCTCGGTCATCCTGGGCCTGGCCCCGGCGCTCAAAAACGGCCTGATCGAATTGACCGACATCGTGGCCGACAGCAAATCCGGCGCATCCGGGGCCGGACGCAAAGCCGCGACAGCCATGCTGTTTTGCGAGGTCCACGACAGCTTCCGGGCCTATAACCTGGGCAAGCACCGCCACACCCCGGAAATCGAGCAGGAGCTGTCCAAACTGGCCGGCGCGGCCATCACGCTGTCGTTTAATCCGCACCTGCTCCCCATTGACCGGGGGATCCTGTCCACCATCTATACCAAGCTGACCCGGGTGCTGGCCGTGGAAGACATCCACGCCCTGTACGCCGCCCACTACGCCGACAAGCCCTGGGTGCGCGTCCTGCCCGTGGGCAAGCTGCCGGAAACGCGTTACGTTCGCGGCACGATGTTTTGCGACATCGGGCTGGTGGTCGATCCCCGCACGAACCGGCTCATCGTCGTTTCGGCCATCGACAACCTGTGCCGGGGCGCATCGGGCCAGGCCGTTGCCTGCGCCAACCTCATGTCCGGCCTGCCCGTGGACGCGGGACTTTTTCTCGCGCCCATGATGCCCTAG
- the pyk gene encoding pyruvate kinase has protein sequence MLTKIVATLGPASLAPDTMREMVRHGVRIFRLNFSHAGAAYFAPIVQTIRSLESELGVPLTAMADLCGPKTRIGEVAASPRTVDKGEALLLGLPDERPDPARDERVFVSLDVPELLAGLRVGMPVNLSDGLLQFHVTRELKADRLYEIEAQNAGLLSSNKGIAFPGKHHPMPALTPKDIKDLHEGLDVGVDAVAISFVQNAADVVQTKEEIKRHGVWAPVVSKLERQNAVDNLDEILAVTDAVMVARGDLGLECPIPQLPIMQKKIIRACRHAQRPVIVATQMLLSMVKNPIPTRAESTDVANAILDGADCVMLSEETAVGDYAVEAVKVMQQISENALEYYLERIQAPYAPKREKNPRKFVAYSACLLAENLEAKAILCHTVSGANARLTSSRRPRQNIYAMTPDPRVMRFLNFAWGVKPRLIEFGRDGEADHMERVEAFVDDCPDFAPGESVVITAGLPTPGNAAPGTNEIKIYCK, from the coding sequence ATGCTGACAAAGATTGTCGCCACCCTTGGACCCGCATCCCTTGCGCCGGACACCATGCGCGAGATGGTGCGCCATGGCGTGCGCATTTTCCGTCTGAATTTTTCCCATGCCGGCGCAGCCTATTTCGCGCCCATCGTTCAGACCATCCGGTCGCTGGAAAGCGAACTCGGCGTGCCGCTGACGGCCATGGCCGATCTGTGCGGTCCCAAGACCCGCATCGGCGAGGTGGCCGCCTCGCCGCGCACGGTGGACAAGGGCGAGGCCCTGCTCCTCGGGCTGCCTGACGAGCGGCCGGATCCGGCCCGGGACGAGCGCGTGTTCGTGTCCCTCGACGTGCCGGAACTGCTGGCCGGGCTGCGGGTCGGCATGCCGGTCAATTTGAGCGACGGCTTGCTGCAGTTCCACGTCACCCGGGAACTCAAGGCCGACCGGCTCTATGAGATCGAGGCGCAAAACGCCGGCCTTTTGTCCTCGAACAAGGGCATCGCCTTCCCGGGCAAACACCATCCCATGCCGGCGCTCACCCCCAAGGACATCAAAGACCTGCACGAGGGTCTCGACGTCGGCGTGGACGCCGTGGCCATTTCCTTTGTCCAGAATGCCGCCGACGTGGTGCAGACCAAGGAAGAGATCAAGCGCCATGGCGTCTGGGCTCCGGTGGTGTCCAAGCTTGAGCGGCAAAACGCCGTGGACAATCTCGACGAGATTTTGGCCGTGACCGACGCGGTCATGGTGGCTCGCGGCGACCTGGGCCTGGAATGTCCCATCCCGCAACTGCCCATCATGCAGAAAAAGATCATCCGGGCCTGCCGCCATGCCCAGCGGCCGGTCATCGTGGCCACCCAGATGCTTCTGTCCATGGTCAAAAACCCCATCCCCACCCGGGCCGAGTCCACGGACGTGGCCAATGCCATTTTGGACGGGGCAGACTGCGTCATGCTTTCGGAAGAGACGGCCGTTGGCGACTATGCCGTGGAAGCGGTCAAGGTCATGCAGCAGATTTCGGAAAACGCTCTGGAGTATTATCTGGAGCGCATCCAGGCCCCGTACGCGCCCAAGCGCGAAAAGAATCCGCGCAAGTTCGTGGCCTATTCGGCCTGCCTGCTGGCTGAAAACCTGGAAGCCAAGGCCATCCTGTGCCACACGGTCAGCGGAGCCAACGCCCGGCTGACCTCGTCGCGCCGGCCGCGCCAGAACATCTACGCCATGACGCCCGATCCGCGGGTCATGCGGTTTTTGAACTTCGCCTGGGGAGTCAAACCGCGGCTGATCGAGTTCGGCCGGGACGGCGAGGCCGACCACATGGAGCGGGTGGAAGCGTTCGTGGATGATTGTCCGGATTTCGCCCCGGGCGAGTCGGTGGTCATTACCGCCGGCCTGCCGACCCCGGGCAATGCCGCGCCGGGCACCAACGAGATCAAGATTTATTGCAAATAA
- a CDS encoding DUF1844 domain-containing protein gives MNIDSDNKGEGTCKGHRPGQEPCFPPVSFITFVLSLAQSAMVLMGEAPEPESGQYISNLSEAKHTIDILAMLDCKTRGNLTAEEGDILASLLCDLRMIFVKKQ, from the coding sequence ATGAACATCGATTCCGACAACAAGGGAGAAGGGACCTGCAAGGGACACCGGCCCGGCCAGGAACCCTGCTTTCCCCCGGTCTCGTTTATCACGTTTGTCTTGTCCCTGGCCCAATCGGCCATGGTCCTCATGGGCGAAGCCCCGGAGCCGGAAAGCGGCCAGTACATCAGCAATCTTTCCGAGGCCAAGCACACCATCGACATCCTGGCCATGCTCGATTGCAAGACGCGCGGCAACCTGACGGCCGAGGAAGGCGACATCCTGGCCAGCCTGCTGTGCGACCTGAGAATGATTTTCGTCAAAAAGCAATAG
- a CDS encoding Nif11-like leader peptide family natural product precursor, translating into MTMDNVRRLFEVFETDKELRKNLYLAESSEAREAALREAGLFFTDDEFDAMIDTLHVKCQTVEEAERFFEFRNWWDFLRRS; encoded by the coding sequence ATGACCATGGACAATGTGCGCCGGCTGTTTGAGGTCTTCGAGACCGACAAGGAACTGCGCAAAAATCTCTATCTGGCCGAAAGCAGCGAGGCTCGCGAGGCGGCGTTGCGCGAGGCCGGACTGTTTTTCACGGACGACGAATTCGACGCCATGATCGATACCCTCCACGTCAAATGCCAGACCGTGGAAGAGGCCGAACGCTTTTTCGAGTTCCGCAACTGGTGGGATTTCCTGCGTCGGAGCTGA
- a CDS encoding LysE family translocator: MTTKTYLAYLLTLAASMPTPGPAMLQAMTLGMRHGPRPVAAAALGNACATGLQVTAILFGLSLLAREPILLRLVRLTGTAYLAWLGLRLWRAPCRLVLPADGVPTTRLTGLFGQGLLVAAVNPKAWGFLSAMLPPFAAAGMPDAAGVALLVSPVCLIGFGGMMAYAVFGSWLVRVLASPVALRRVFRLMAVVIWICAAFFAAG; encoded by the coding sequence ATGACGACCAAAACCTATCTCGCCTATCTGCTGACCCTGGCCGCCAGTATGCCCACCCCTGGCCCGGCCATGTTGCAAGCCATGACCCTTGGCATGCGCCACGGCCCCCGGCCGGTGGCGGCGGCGGCCCTTGGCAACGCCTGCGCCACCGGCCTGCAAGTGACGGCCATCCTGTTTGGCCTGTCGCTCCTGGCCCGGGAACCGATCCTGTTGCGGCTGGTCCGCCTGACCGGCACAGCCTACCTGGCCTGGCTGGGGCTGCGCTTGTGGCGCGCCCCGTGCCGGCTTGTCCTGCCGGCCGATGGTGTGCCCACCACCCGTCTGACCGGGCTTTTCGGCCAGGGGCTGCTCGTTGCGGCGGTCAACCCCAAGGCCTGGGGTTTTTTGTCGGCCATGCTGCCGCCGTTTGCCGCTGCCGGCATGCCGGATGCGGCCGGCGTGGCGTTGCTCGTTTCGCCGGTCTGCCTGATCGGCTTTGGCGGCATGATGGCCTACGCCGTGTTCGGGTCGTGGCTGGTCCGGGTTCTGGCTTCGCCAGTGGCCCTGCGGCGGGTGTTCCGGCTGATGGCCGTGGTCATCTGGATCTGCGCGGCCTTTTTCGCGGCCGGATAA
- a CDS encoding response regulator, translating into MSVPKKIAILVVDDQQPMRKTIAYILRQLGIKDIQFAEDGDAAWKHINETRVDLVLLDWNMPRLSGLSLLERIRKSETFAKLPVIMVTAEANTDHVLTAMQAGVTDYVVKPFSPNTLLKKLEDVCAHSPSLIKLSVG; encoded by the coding sequence GTGAGCGTTCCCAAGAAGATAGCCATCCTCGTGGTGGACGACCAGCAGCCCATGCGCAAGACCATCGCCTATATCCTGCGCCAGCTGGGCATCAAAGACATTCAGTTCGCCGAAGACGGTGACGCGGCCTGGAAACATATCAATGAAACCAGGGTCGACCTCGTCCTGCTCGACTGGAACATGCCGCGCCTGTCCGGGCTGTCGCTTTTGGAACGCATCCGCAAAAGCGAAACCTTTGCCAAGTTGCCGGTGATCATGGTCACGGCCGAAGCCAACACCGACCATGTGCTCACGGCCATGCAGGCCGGGGTGACCGACTACGTGGTCAAACCGTTTTCGCCCAACACCTTGCTTAAAAAACTTGAAGACGTCTGCGCGCACAGTCCAAGCCTCATCAAGCTTTCGGTAGGCTGA
- the phoU gene encoding phosphate signaling complex protein PhoU, whose protein sequence is MERIIEADLQRLKTETLTAFHMAQAAVDKAVRSVFERDPALADAVMTGDAAIDVLECALDAEILRMLALYQPVASDLRAIVGCMRCVGDIERIGDQAVNIAERGLILLELDAVPPPPKLEELAEATRDFLANTALCFSNLDMVMAKRLCEESDEILELNVAILKEMTEIIRDAARPVERAVQISFIAHGLKRVCDQCTNIAESVVFTREGACSRHRCD, encoded by the coding sequence GTGGAACGTATTATCGAGGCCGATCTCCAGCGACTGAAGACCGAAACCCTGACCGCTTTTCACATGGCCCAGGCCGCCGTAGACAAGGCTGTGCGTTCGGTTTTCGAGCGTGACCCGGCCCTGGCCGATGCCGTGATGACCGGCGACGCCGCCATTGATGTCCTGGAATGCGCCCTGGACGCCGAAATCCTGCGCATGTTGGCCCTGTATCAGCCCGTGGCCAGCGATCTGCGGGCCATCGTCGGCTGTATGCGCTGCGTGGGCGACATCGAGCGTATTGGCGATCAGGCGGTCAACATCGCCGAACGCGGGCTGATCCTGCTGGAGCTGGACGCGGTGCCGCCGCCGCCCAAGCTCGAAGAACTGGCCGAGGCCACCCGGGATTTCCTGGCCAACACCGCCCTGTGCTTCAGCAACCTCGACATGGTCATGGCCAAGCGGCTGTGCGAGGAGTCCGACGAAATTCTGGAGCTCAACGTTGCCATCCTCAAAGAGATGACCGAGATCATCCGCGACGCTGCCCGGCCGGTGGAGCGGGCCGTACAGATCAGTTTCATCGCCCATGGCTTAAAGCGCGTGTGCGACCAGTGCACCAACATCGCCGAATCCGTGGTCTTTACCCGCGAAGGGGCCTGCAGCCGGCATCGCTGCGACTAG
- a CDS encoding hybrid sensor histidine kinase/response regulator, which yields MPQCAKILFVDDDPSVLASLRRSLGRCYDLDTALGPEEGLIALAEKGPYAVIISDLRMPGLSGVEFLRRAKVIAPDAVPLMLTGHGDLDAAMEAINEGHIFRFLTKPCPPPVLARSLDAALTQYRLAAADRELLRVTLENARLKDDVERIMRHDLKTPLTTIISLPQVLRLAENLDDDQRDMLSLIEDAGYTMLSMVNLSAALFQMERGQYRLAPVAVDLIPTVRKLFAAHADTAETHGLALELTLDGRPAGPEERFMVRGEELLCYSMLANLLANAVEASPDGGRVAVDLRQAGDMAAVAIANQGAVPECVRERFFEKYATAGKTKGTGLGTYSARRIALVHGGDIAMTTSEAQGTMVTVSLPKA from the coding sequence ATGCCCCAGTGCGCCAAAATCCTCTTTGTGGACGACGACCCTTCGGTGCTCGCTTCCCTGCGCCGCAGCCTGGGTCGTTGCTACGACCTGGACACGGCTCTTGGTCCTGAAGAGGGCCTGATCGCCCTGGCCGAAAAGGGTCCCTACGCCGTCATCATCTCCGATCTGCGGATGCCGGGCCTGTCCGGCGTGGAATTTCTGCGCCGGGCCAAGGTCATAGCCCCGGACGCCGTCCCCCTCATGCTCACCGGCCACGGCGACCTTGACGCGGCCATGGAAGCCATAAACGAAGGCCACATCTTCCGTTTTTTGACCAAACCCTGCCCGCCGCCCGTCCTTGCCCGTTCCCTGGACGCGGCGCTGACCCAGTACCGGCTGGCCGCCGCCGACCGGGAACTGCTGCGGGTGACCCTGGAAAACGCCCGGCTCAAGGACGACGTCGAGCGCATCATGCGCCACGACCTCAAAACGCCGCTGACCACCATCATCAGCCTGCCGCAAGTCCTGCGGCTGGCCGAGAACCTCGACGACGACCAGCGCGACATGCTCTCGCTCATTGAAGACGCCGGCTACACCATGCTGTCCATGGTCAACCTCTCGGCCGCCCTGTTTCAGATGGAGCGCGGCCAGTACCGCCTTGCCCCGGTTGCCGTCGATCTCATCCCCACCGTGCGCAAGCTCTTTGCCGCCCACGCCGACACGGCCGAAACCCACGGCCTGGCCCTGGAACTGACCCTGGACGGCCGCCCGGCCGGCCCGGAAGAACGCTTCATGGTGCGTGGGGAAGAGTTGTTGTGCTATTCCATGCTGGCCAATCTGCTGGCCAATGCCGTGGAGGCCTCGCCGGACGGCGGGCGGGTGGCGGTGGACCTGCGCCAGGCCGGCGACATGGCCGCCGTCGCCATAGCCAACCAGGGGGCGGTGCCGGAGTGCGTGCGGGAACGGTTTTTCGAGAAGTACGCCACGGCCGGCAAGACCAAAGGCACGGGCCTTGGCACCTACTCGGCCCGGCGCATCGCCCTGGTCCACGGCGGCGACATCGCCATGACCACCAGCGAGGCCCAGGGCACGATGGTGACGGTCAGCCTACCGAAAGCTTGA